Proteins from one Rosa chinensis cultivar Old Blush chromosome 7, RchiOBHm-V2, whole genome shotgun sequence genomic window:
- the LOC112180540 gene encoding stress response protein NST1: MVAISLYRGNLHRVPDVPRRWLMPTPKISLKDFKSLLSRRSKALSRHRSATSSNPNPNSDHDQLSEAAKAGALIHEPKVKFEAPPEKIVADCEAGPSGEVKEEKRPDGDDFPAKESELVLALKADLPEKGWEDSVAVKVEKVDQLEKENPNSEVKDVLDDKQKRKREVEEKLQVLNQKKHNLVLVLKQILNAEEELKRRSSIQGIVVRPTVSLHVDVTNDSGSMNRQLTPRLGSEANMSGDMEGVEGDELSNHNFHPRHMHRMRSMSPSSESPLRRPAHVQHSAVPHPSRASLVATGTSPSRFAPSGHQGPPANLPTVSASGTNFVASSPSPAASGGTSTFRDARLPSPWN; this comes from the exons ATGGTGGCGATTTCGCTTTACAGAGGAAACCTCCACCGCGTCCCGGACGTCCCTCGCCGGTGGCTTATGCCGACCCCCAAAATTTCACTCAAAGACTTCAAATCCCTATTGAGCCGTCGCTCCAAAGCCCTCTCTCGCCACCGCTCCGCCACCTCctctaaccctaaccctaattctGACCATGACCAGCTCAGCGAAGCCGCAAAGGCGGGCGCTTTGATTCATGAACCCAAGGTTAAATTCGAAGCACCGCCGGAGAAGATTGTTGCCGATTGCGAAGCTGGGCCTTCCGGCGAGGTTAAGGAGGAGAAACGACCGGACGGAGATGATTTTCCGGCGAAAGAGTCCGAGTTGGTTCTGGCTCTTAAAGCTGATTTGCCTGAGAAAGGTTGGGAAGATTCGGTGGCGGTGAAGGTTGAGAAAGTTGAtcaattggaaaaggaaaaccCTAATTCTGAG GTAAAAGATGTATTAGATGACAAGCAGAAGAGGAAAAGAGAAGTGGAGGAGAAGCTGCAGGTTTTGAATCAAAAGAAGCATAATCTAGTACTAGTGTTGAAGCAG ATCTTAAATGCGGAGGAGGAATTGAAGAGACGGAGTAGTATACAAGGAATTGTGGTTCGTCCGACTGTTTCACTTCACGTGGATGTAACAAATGACTCTGGGTCGATGAATAGGCAACTTACTCCTAGGTTAGGATCTGAGGCAAATATGAGTGGTGATATGGAAGGGGTTGAAGGCGATGAACTTTCAAATCATAACTTTCATCCTCGCCATATGCATCGGATGAGAAGTATGTCGCCTTCTTCAGAGTCTCCTCTTAGAAGGCCGGCCCATGTTCAGCACAGTGCG GTTCCGCACCCCTCCCGGGCAAGTTTGGTGGCAACTGGTACTAGTCCTTCACGCTTTGCTCCCTCAGGGCACCAAGGGCCTCCTGCAAATTTGCCGACAGTATCTGCATCAGGAACAAATTTCGTTGCATCCTCTCCATCCCCTGCAGCATCTGGAGGAACTTCTACTTTCAGAGACGCTCGGTTGCCAAGTCCATGGAATTAG